A stretch of the Pseudomonas sp. ACM7 genome encodes the following:
- a CDS encoding LysR substrate-binding domain-containing protein, with protein sequence MAAYNLRQLKYFITTVECGSVAEASRKLYIAQPAISTAIKGLEDSFGVQLLIRHHAQGVSLTPSGARFYRKAQELLRMAKEFEQNALADNDVVAGQIDIGCFETVAPLYLPQLIAGFSALYPGVKIRIRDGEQQELVQGLTSGTFDLAILYEHDLDATIQTEPLMPAQRPYALLPADHRFAQLKQVSLRDLCLEPMILLDVQPSRTYFVSLFEELGLTPNIAFSSPSIEMVRGMVGQGFGFSILVTRPHSECTYDGQKVVCVDIVEDITGSGLVAAWLKRGQLTKPAQLFADYCREQLTAKAAS encoded by the coding sequence GTGGCTGCCTACAACCTGCGTCAATTGAAGTACTTCATCACCACCGTCGAATGCGGCAGCGTCGCCGAGGCGTCGCGCAAGCTGTACATCGCCCAACCGGCGATTTCCACCGCGATCAAAGGCCTGGAAGACAGCTTCGGCGTGCAACTGCTGATCCGTCATCACGCCCAGGGCGTGTCCTTGACCCCCAGCGGCGCACGCTTCTACCGCAAGGCCCAGGAACTGTTGCGCATGGCCAAGGAGTTCGAACAGAACGCCCTCGCCGACAACGACGTGGTGGCCGGGCAAATCGATATCGGTTGCTTCGAAACGGTCGCGCCGCTGTACCTGCCGCAGTTGATTGCCGGGTTCTCGGCGTTGTATCCGGGGGTGAAAATCCGCATCCGCGACGGCGAACAGCAAGAACTGGTGCAAGGCCTGACCTCCGGCACCTTCGATCTGGCGATCCTGTATGAACACGACCTCGACGCCACCATCCAGACCGAACCACTGATGCCGGCGCAGCGGCCTTATGCGTTGCTGCCGGCGGATCATCGCTTTGCTCAGCTGAAACAAGTGTCGCTACGTGATCTGTGCCTGGAGCCGATGATTTTGCTGGACGTGCAACCGAGCCGGACCTACTTCGTCAGCCTGTTCGAAGAGTTGGGACTGACGCCGAACATTGCCTTCAGCTCACCGTCGATCGAGATGGTCCGGGGAATGGTCGGGCAAGGCTTCGGCTTCTCGATCCTGGTCACCCGGCCGCATTCGGAGTGCACCTATGACGGCCAGAAAGTGGTGTGCGTGGACATCGTCGAAGACATCACCGGTTCAGGGCTGGTGGCGGCGTGGTTGAAGCGCGGGCAACTGACGAAACCGGCGCAGTTGTTTGCGGATTATTGTCGGGAGCAGCTCACCGCGAAGGCCGCCTCTTGA
- a CDS encoding aldehyde dehydrogenase has product MFELTFWQNKAAALRFPDQAVIDGKPRAAQSGQTFAAMNPATGQCLANVAACGAEDVDAAVRNARQVFEAGTWSARSPSERKQVLLRLADLIMTHREELALLDSLNMGKPVMDAYNIDVPGAAGVFRWYAESLDKLYDQIAPSAQNVLATITREALGVVAAVVPWNFPLDMAAWKLAPALAVGNSVILKPAEQSPFSALRLAELALEAGLPAGVLNVLPGLGEQTGKALGLHPDVDCLVFTGSTEVGKYFMQYSAQSNLKQVWLECGGKSANLVFADCQDLDLAAQKAAFGIFFNQGEVCSANSRLLVERSIHDEFVERLKGHAERWQPGDPLDPSSRAGAIVDSRQTARIMKFIQQAERQGATKLCGGRQSIFNGSDNFIQPTIFTGVSPDMPLFRDEVFGPVLAVTAFDDEAHALQMANDSVYGLAASLWTDDLNRAHRVARQLRAGTVSVNSVDALDVTVPFGGGKQSGFGRDLSLHSFDKYTQLKTTWFQLRS; this is encoded by the coding sequence GTGTTCGAGCTTACATTCTGGCAAAACAAAGCCGCTGCGCTGCGGTTTCCCGATCAGGCCGTGATCGACGGCAAACCCCGTGCGGCGCAGTCGGGACAGACCTTCGCCGCGATGAACCCCGCCACCGGCCAGTGCCTGGCCAACGTGGCCGCGTGCGGCGCAGAAGACGTGGACGCCGCGGTGCGCAATGCGCGGCAGGTGTTCGAGGCCGGAACCTGGTCGGCGCGTTCGCCGAGTGAGCGCAAGCAAGTGCTGTTGCGCCTGGCCGATCTGATCATGACCCACCGCGAAGAACTGGCGCTGCTCGACTCGCTGAACATGGGCAAACCGGTGATGGACGCCTACAACATCGACGTGCCGGGCGCCGCCGGGGTGTTTCGCTGGTACGCCGAAAGCCTCGACAAACTCTATGACCAGATCGCCCCCAGCGCGCAGAACGTACTGGCGACCATCACCCGCGAAGCGCTGGGCGTGGTCGCTGCGGTGGTGCCATGGAATTTCCCGCTGGACATGGCCGCGTGGAAACTCGCGCCAGCGTTGGCGGTGGGCAATTCGGTGATTCTCAAACCCGCGGAGCAATCACCGTTTTCCGCCCTGCGTCTGGCCGAGCTGGCGCTGGAAGCTGGCCTGCCAGCAGGCGTGTTGAACGTGTTGCCGGGGCTCGGCGAGCAGACCGGCAAAGCCCTCGGTTTGCACCCGGATGTTGATTGTCTGGTGTTCACCGGATCCACCGAAGTCGGCAAATACTTCATGCAGTACTCCGCACAATCGAACCTGAAACAGGTGTGGCTGGAGTGCGGTGGCAAGAGTGCCAATCTGGTGTTCGCCGATTGTCAGGATCTGGATCTGGCGGCGCAGAAAGCCGCGTTCGGGATCTTCTTCAATCAGGGCGAAGTCTGCTCGGCCAACTCGCGGTTGCTGGTGGAGCGTTCGATCCACGACGAGTTCGTCGAGCGTCTCAAGGGGCACGCCGAACGTTGGCAGCCGGGTGATCCGCTGGACCCGTCGAGCCGCGCCGGGGCGATTGTCGACAGCCGCCAGACCGCGCGCATCATGAAGTTCATCCAGCAGGCCGAGCGCCAAGGCGCGACAAAGCTCTGTGGCGGTCGACAGTCGATTTTCAATGGCTCCGACAACTTCATTCAGCCGACCATTTTCACCGGCGTGAGCCCGGACATGCCGCTGTTTCGCGATGAAGTGTTCGGCCCGGTGCTGGCGGTCACGGCGTTCGATGATGAAGCCCACGCCTTGCAAATGGCCAACGACAGCGTCTACGGTTTGGCCGCGTCGCTGTGGACCGACGACCTCAACCGCGCCCACCGCGTAGCGCGGCAATTGCGAGCCGGCACGGTGTCGGTCAACAGTGTCGACGCGCTGGATGTGACCGTGCCTTTCGGTGGCGGTAAACAATCCGGTTTCGGCCGCGATCTGTCGCTGCATTCATTCGATAAATACACCCAGTTGAAGACCACTTGGTTTCAGCTGCGCTCATAA
- a CDS encoding aspartate aminotransferase family protein produces MTTPRETRDYQAADAAHHIHAFVDQKALNDEGPRVMVRGERLHLWDNDGRRYLDGMSGLWCTNLGYGRKDLAAAASRQLEQLPYYNMFFHTTHPQVIELSELLFSLLPGHYSHAIYTNSVSEANEVLIRTVRRYWQVLGKPEKKIMIGRWNGYHGSTLAATALGGMKFMHEMGGMIPDIEHIDEPYFFAHEGNLTPAEFGLRAAQQLEAKILELGADKVAGFIAEPFQGAGGMIFPPESYWPEIQRICRKYDVLLCADEVIGGFGRTGEWFAHEHFGFEPDTLSIAKGLTSGYIPMGGLILSKKMAQVLVEQGGVFAHGLTYSGHPVAAAVAIANLTALRDEGVVTRVKDDIGPYLQQCLREVFGNHPLVGDIQGVGMVAALQLAEDKTSRKRFANEGDIAWRCRTIGFEEGVIIRSTLGRMIMAPALIASREEVDELIGKTLKAVDRTAQEYGRL; encoded by the coding sequence ATGACCACACCACGTGAAACCCGCGACTACCAGGCCGCCGACGCTGCGCACCACATCCACGCATTCGTCGATCAAAAAGCGCTCAACGATGAAGGGCCTCGGGTGATGGTCCGTGGCGAGCGCCTGCACCTGTGGGACAACGATGGTCGGCGTTACCTCGACGGCATGTCCGGGCTGTGGTGCACCAACCTCGGTTACGGGCGTAAGGACCTGGCCGCCGCTGCGTCCCGGCAACTGGAGCAATTGCCGTACTACAACATGTTTTTCCACACCACCCACCCGCAGGTGATCGAGCTCTCGGAGCTGCTGTTCAGCCTGTTGCCAGGGCACTACAGCCACGCGATCTATACCAACTCAGTCTCCGAAGCCAACGAGGTGCTGATCCGCACCGTACGGCGTTACTGGCAGGTTCTTGGTAAGCCCGAGAAGAAAATCATGATCGGTCGCTGGAACGGTTATCACGGCTCGACCCTGGCAGCGACGGCGCTCGGTGGCATGAAGTTCATGCACGAAATGGGCGGCATGATTCCGGACATCGAACACATCGATGAACCGTACTTTTTCGCCCACGAGGGCAACCTGACTCCGGCTGAATTTGGCCTGCGGGCGGCGCAGCAATTGGAAGCGAAGATTCTCGAACTGGGCGCGGACAAGGTCGCAGGGTTTATCGCCGAACCGTTCCAGGGCGCCGGCGGGATGATCTTTCCACCCGAGAGTTACTGGCCAGAAATTCAGCGGATCTGCCGCAAGTACGATGTGCTGTTGTGCGCCGACGAAGTGATCGGCGGCTTCGGTCGTACCGGTGAATGGTTCGCCCACGAGCACTTCGGTTTCGAGCCGGACACGCTGTCGATCGCCAAGGGTTTGACCTCCGGTTACATCCCCATGGGTGGACTGATTCTGTCGAAGAAAATGGCTCAGGTATTGGTGGAGCAGGGCGGGGTGTTTGCCCACGGCTTGACCTACTCCGGGCACCCGGTGGCAGCCGCGGTGGCGATTGCCAACCTCACGGCATTGCGCGATGAAGGGGTGGTGACGCGGGTCAAGGATGACATCGGGCCGTACCTGCAACAGTGTTTGCGCGAGGTGTTCGGCAATCACCCGTTGGTGGGCGATATTCAGGGTGTCGGCATGGTGGCAGCGCTGCAATTGGCGGAGGACAAAACCAGTCGCAAGCGCTTTGCCAATGAAGGCGACATCGCCTGGCGTTGTCGCACGATTGGATTTGAGGAGGGGGTGATTATTCGCTCGACGCTGGGGCGGATGATCATGGCGCCGGCGTTGATTGCCAGTCGTGAAGAGGTTGATGAGCTGATTGGCAAAACCCTGAAAGCGGTCGATCGTACTGCGCAGGAATACGGTCGGCTCTGA
- a CDS encoding ABC transporter substrate-binding protein, with protein sequence MIKSLLTRFAHPLAITAIAATVATSAQAGTLSIGHTTWVGYGTLYLAQDLGYFKENGLTVELPVVEEASMYMAAQASGELSGSASTIDEVLKYRPQFCFKAVAALDDSHGGDGVLVGKDVKSLQELKGKAVAVNEGSTSQFWLSYLLKKHGMTMSDITVQNMTADDAATAFIAGRVPAAVTWEPHLSMVRSKQQGKVLIDSSSTPGVIVDVVALNCTVIEKQPEDVKALVAGLYKAVQYTKDHPQEAYKIMAKGVGGYLADPKELAAAAQGVRFYDQAMSEKLLGSPGKPGDSEPLIKLANETASELQGKPYNVSNDDLIDNRFVSPL encoded by the coding sequence ATGATCAAGTCCTTGCTAACCCGCTTCGCACATCCACTGGCGATCACCGCCATCGCCGCGACGGTCGCCACCAGCGCCCAGGCCGGCACTCTCTCTATCGGCCACACCACGTGGGTCGGTTACGGCACGCTCTACCTGGCTCAGGATCTGGGCTATTTCAAGGAAAACGGTTTGACCGTCGAATTGCCAGTCGTCGAAGAGGCTTCGATGTACATGGCCGCGCAAGCCTCGGGCGAATTGTCGGGCTCGGCGTCGACCATCGACGAAGTGCTCAAGTACCGTCCGCAATTCTGCTTCAAAGCAGTGGCCGCACTGGATGACAGCCATGGTGGCGACGGTGTATTGGTCGGCAAGGACGTCAAGAGTCTGCAGGAGCTGAAAGGCAAAGCCGTGGCGGTGAACGAAGGTTCGACCTCGCAGTTCTGGCTGTCGTACCTGCTGAAAAAACACGGTATGACCATGAGCGATATCACCGTGCAGAACATGACGGCTGACGATGCCGCTACCGCGTTCATCGCCGGTCGCGTGCCTGCCGCGGTGACGTGGGAACCGCACCTGTCGATGGTTCGCAGCAAGCAACAAGGCAAGGTGCTGATCGACAGCAGCAGCACTCCGGGAGTGATTGTCGACGTGGTCGCGCTCAACTGCACGGTCATCGAGAAGCAGCCGGAGGACGTCAAGGCGTTGGTGGCCGGTTTGTACAAGGCGGTCCAGTACACCAAGGACCATCCGCAAGAAGCCTACAAAATCATGGCCAAAGGCGTTGGCGGTTACCTCGCCGATCCGAAGGAATTGGCCGCAGCCGCGCAAGGCGTGCGTTTCTACGATCAGGCCATGAGCGAAAAACTTCTTGGCTCGCCGGGCAAACCGGGTGACAGCGAACCGCTGATCAAACTGGCCAACGAGACCGCCAGCGAATTGCAGGGCAAACCCTACAACGTCAGCAATGACGACCTGATCGACAACCGCTTCGTCAGCCCGCTCTAG
- a CDS encoding ABC transporter permease produces MFKRNSWLSRCITPKTGLPVSVIWSASGLAWVLLVGLWAGLSYGGVVPGMFLPTPGAVVEAAVRLSRDGTLGLHVWASLEVVMVGFIVSSLVAVPLGLLMGSFRIVQAFLEPMVNFIRYLPVTSFVPLFILWIGIGLEQRVSVIIFGVFFQQLVMIADVSKGISKDLINASYTLGSNRRDAVLHLIAPASLPGVLDTLRVTMGWAWTYLVVAELVAASSGLGYLSLKAMRGFQVDVIFLAIAIIGLLGLVTDQLFRFLRLRIAAWAQ; encoded by the coding sequence ATGTTCAAGCGCAATTCATGGCTGAGTCGCTGCATCACGCCCAAGACCGGACTGCCGGTGTCGGTGATTTGGAGCGCGAGCGGTTTGGCCTGGGTGTTGTTGGTCGGCCTGTGGGCCGGTTTGTCTTACGGTGGCGTGGTGCCGGGCATGTTCCTGCCGACACCGGGCGCGGTGGTCGAGGCCGCCGTGCGCCTGAGCCGCGACGGCACGCTCGGCCTGCATGTGTGGGCCAGCCTCGAAGTGGTGATGGTCGGTTTCATCGTGTCGTCGCTGGTGGCGGTGCCGTTGGGGTTGCTGATGGGCAGCTTCCGTATCGTCCAGGCGTTCCTCGAGCCGATGGTCAATTTCATCCGCTACCTGCCGGTGACGTCGTTCGTGCCGCTGTTCATTTTGTGGATTGGCATCGGTCTGGAACAGCGGGTCTCGGTGATCATCTTCGGCGTGTTTTTCCAGCAGCTGGTGATGATCGCGGACGTGTCCAAAGGCATCTCCAAGGACCTGATCAACGCGTCTTACACCTTGGGCTCGAACCGTCGCGATGCGGTGCTGCATTTGATCGCCCCGGCGTCGTTGCCGGGTGTGCTCGACACACTGCGCGTGACCATGGGCTGGGCCTGGACTTACCTGGTGGTCGCCGAACTGGTCGCGGCCTCCAGCGGTCTGGGTTACTTGAGCCTTAAAGCCATGCGCGGCTTTCAGGTGGATGTGATTTTCCTGGCAATCGCGATCATCGGTCTGTTGGGCCTGGTCACCGATCAACTGTTCCGTTTTCTCCGTCTGAGGATCGCCGCATGGGCTCAGTAA
- a CDS encoding ABC transporter ATP-binding protein gives MGSVSAVNPRFVTPQAAPVHAAPRLQVDKVSLRFQKPDGGVFTALDQVSFEVPDQQFAVLVGSSGCGKSSLLYLTAGLNEPTEGEIYVGGQQVQGPGADRGMVFQSYTLFPWLTVRQNVEFGLKRRGMAAAQRKEIVDYYVNEVGLTGFADNYAKQLSGGMMQRVAIARALANDPQILLMDEPFGALDSQTRLQMQQLLLRVWGNSKKTVLFVTHDIDEAILLGDRVYVMGARPGRIKQILDVPIERPRTLDMVMERSFIDMKRKIFGLLHDELEEEH, from the coding sequence ATGGGCTCAGTAAGCGCCGTCAACCCTCGTTTCGTCACGCCACAGGCCGCCCCGGTGCACGCCGCGCCACGGCTGCAAGTGGACAAGGTCAGCCTTCGCTTTCAAAAGCCTGACGGTGGCGTGTTCACCGCGCTGGATCAGGTGTCGTTCGAAGTGCCGGATCAGCAATTCGCCGTGCTGGTCGGGTCTTCGGGCTGCGGCAAGTCGAGTTTGCTGTACCTCACTGCCGGATTGAATGAGCCCACGGAAGGCGAGATCTACGTCGGTGGCCAGCAAGTTCAAGGGCCGGGTGCGGATCGCGGCATGGTGTTCCAGAGCTATACGCTGTTCCCGTGGCTGACGGTGCGGCAGAATGTCGAGTTCGGCCTCAAGCGTCGCGGTATGGCCGCCGCCCAGCGCAAGGAGATCGTCGATTACTACGTCAATGAAGTCGGCCTGACCGGGTTCGCCGACAACTACGCCAAGCAGCTGTCCGGCGGCATGATGCAGCGCGTGGCGATTGCTCGAGCGTTGGCCAATGACCCGCAAATCCTGCTCATGGACGAGCCCTTCGGCGCGCTCGACAGCCAGACGCGTCTGCAAATGCAGCAGCTGTTATTGCGGGTCTGGGGCAACAGCAAGAAGACTGTGTTGTTCGTGACCCATGATATCGACGAGGCGATTTTGCTGGGTGACCGGGTCTACGTGATGGGCGCACGGCCGGGGCGGATCAAGCAGATTCTGGACGTGCCGATTGAACGCCCACGGACGCTGGATATGGTGATGGAGCGCTCGTTTATCGACATGAAACGCAAGATCTTCGGGCTATTGCACGATGAGCTGGAGGAGGAGCATTGA
- a CDS encoding endonuclease/exonuclease/phosphatase family protein translates to MTRLLRYTLLGLLIVTGLIALLIYNLTWRPEVKEALPVSCNAKAPTLVPGQALKVMTWNVQYLAGKRYVFWNDLAAGNDEKPTPEDMAFSLDEVARVIRDEQPDVVLLQELDDGAKASDYQNQFKLLQERVADLYPCSTHAFDWKADFVLEPHIFGSVGRQLATLSRYQIEHAERLQLPVGPANFITRQFKPKNALLVTYLPLSDGGQIAVLNTHLDRVIQPDETLQSQVTAVTKILDKLESRGTPWLIGGDFNLLPLGQYRRLPDEQRTPYSADSALHVLWDKYPMIPTNNEASGIDRARWLTHYPNDPGLNGPDRTVDYLFYSPRIKRVEATVRQDDTLRISDHLPMVARFLLPAN, encoded by the coding sequence ATGACCCGTCTACTGCGCTACACCCTGCTGGGCCTGTTGATCGTGACCGGCCTGATTGCCTTGCTGATCTACAACCTGACCTGGCGCCCCGAAGTCAAGGAAGCCTTACCGGTCAGTTGCAACGCCAAGGCACCGACGCTGGTGCCCGGTCAGGCGCTGAAGGTGATGACCTGGAACGTCCAGTACCTGGCGGGAAAACGCTACGTATTCTGGAATGACCTCGCGGCCGGCAATGACGAAAAACCCACTCCCGAAGACATGGCCTTCAGCCTCGATGAAGTGGCCCGGGTGATCCGCGACGAGCAACCGGACGTCGTGCTGCTGCAGGAGCTCGATGACGGCGCCAAGGCCAGCGATTACCAAAACCAGTTCAAGCTGCTTCAGGAACGAGTCGCGGACCTGTATCCGTGCAGCACTCACGCCTTCGACTGGAAAGCTGATTTCGTGCTTGAGCCGCACATTTTCGGCAGCGTCGGCCGGCAACTGGCCACCCTCAGCCGCTACCAGATCGAACATGCCGAACGCCTGCAATTGCCGGTCGGACCGGCCAACTTCATCACCCGCCAGTTCAAACCGAAAAATGCCTTGTTGGTCACGTACCTGCCGTTGAGCGACGGCGGTCAGATAGCGGTGCTCAACACCCATCTGGACCGCGTCATCCAGCCTGACGAAACGCTGCAATCTCAGGTAACGGCGGTCACAAAAATCCTCGACAAGCTCGAAAGCCGCGGCACGCCTTGGTTGATCGGTGGGGACTTCAACCTGTTACCGCTGGGGCAATATCGACGCCTGCCCGACGAGCAACGCACGCCCTACTCCGCCGACAGCGCGCTGCATGTGCTGTGGGACAAATACCCGATGATCCCGACCAACAACGAAGCCAGCGGCATCGACCGGGCACGGTGGCTGACTCATTACCCGAATGATCCGGGCTTGAACGGCCCGGACCGGACTGTCGACTACCTGTTCTACAGTCCGCGGATCAAACGGGTCGAGGCGACGGTGAGACAGGACGATACCTTGCGGATCTCCGATCACTTGCCGATGGTCGCCCGTTTCCTTTTACCCGCCAACTAA
- a CDS encoding YciC family protein, whose protein sequence is MNSFDVLRDSLYFFKRNLGQIVRLCLPLVIFEALLQQVVDHSTEPDSFPGISVIVGLLVYPLYTAALILFLDARSRGESPRNRDLLARAAYLWPRFALLTALNTLLILIGLSLYFLPGIWLMVTLAFGEYLLVLRGLAPLAAMKESLRLTRGNFLRILVCILCVMGPLWVLKGATLAVYPEPQNPVISLLIDSAHSFLQLFVSVVLFRLFMLIGDVPEKIDRPL, encoded by the coding sequence ATGAATTCGTTCGATGTACTGCGTGACTCTCTGTATTTCTTCAAGCGCAATCTGGGCCAGATCGTGCGGCTGTGCCTGCCGCTGGTGATCTTTGAGGCGCTGTTGCAACAAGTGGTCGACCACTCCACAGAGCCGGACAGCTTTCCCGGCATCAGTGTGATAGTCGGCTTGCTGGTTTATCCGCTTTACACCGCCGCGCTGATTCTGTTTCTCGATGCCCGTAGCCGCGGCGAATCGCCGCGCAATCGCGACCTGCTGGCGAGGGCCGCCTACCTGTGGCCGCGCTTCGCCTTGCTCACCGCGCTCAACACCCTGCTGATCCTGATCGGCCTGTCGCTGTATTTCCTGCCGGGCATCTGGCTGATGGTGACCCTGGCATTTGGCGAGTACCTGCTGGTGCTGCGCGGCCTGGCGCCACTGGCGGCGATGAAGGAAAGCCTGCGCCTGACCCGCGGCAACTTCCTGCGCATTCTGGTGTGCATTCTCTGTGTGATGGGCCCGTTGTGGGTGCTCAAGGGCGCAACCCTTGCGGTCTACCCGGAACCGCAGAACCCGGTGATTTCCCTGCTGATCGACAGCGCCCACAGCTTCCTGCAACTGTTCGTCAGCGTGGTGCTGTTCCGCTTGTTCATGCTGATCGGCGATGTGCCCGAGAAAATTGATCGACCTCTTTGA
- a CDS encoding DUF2076 domain-containing protein, whose translation MNSEEQTLIDGLFSRLQQAETDSAPRDAQAEARIKEHLTRQPAAGYFMTQAILVQEAAIKSLDEQNKQLARQVQQLQAELQQAKAQPAAAAPTSGGFLSSIFGGGSRDPQPAPTQSPPASSGGGWREPARPSFNSQPPQQNFGAAPPQQNYAPQQPAGSSFLGGALKTAAGVAGGVMLAQGISSLFHHNQQPEVVEVIKEEPAQVNDQSGDNGSGDDQRVADNSYDQGGFTDADYSDDSSSFFGGDDDSFV comes from the coding sequence ATGAACAGCGAAGAACAAACCCTGATCGATGGACTGTTTTCCCGGCTGCAACAGGCCGAAACGGACTCAGCCCCGCGCGACGCCCAGGCCGAGGCGCGGATCAAGGAACACCTGACTCGCCAGCCCGCGGCAGGCTATTTCATGACCCAGGCGATTCTGGTGCAAGAGGCTGCCATCAAGAGCCTCGACGAACAGAACAAACAACTCGCCCGGCAAGTCCAGCAATTGCAGGCCGAACTGCAACAGGCCAAAGCTCAGCCGGCTGCTGCGGCACCGACCAGCGGTGGCTTCTTGTCGAGCATCTTCGGTGGCGGTTCCCGTGATCCGCAGCCAGCGCCGACCCAAAGTCCACCCGCATCGAGCGGTGGCGGCTGGCGTGAACCGGCGCGGCCGTCGTTCAACTCGCAGCCACCTCAGCAAAACTTCGGTGCAGCGCCGCCTCAGCAGAATTACGCCCCGCAACAGCCTGCCGGCAGCAGCTTCCTCGGTGGTGCGCTGAAAACTGCCGCCGGCGTGGCCGGTGGTGTGATGCTGGCGCAAGGCATCAGCAGCCTGTTCCATCACAATCAGCAGCCGGAAGTGGTTGAAGTGATCAAGGAAGAACCGGCTCAGGTCAACGATCAGAGTGGTGATAACGGCTCGGGCGACGATCAGCGCGTGGCTGACAACTCCTATGATCAGGGCGGTTTCACCGACGCCGACTACAGCGATGACAGCTCATCGTTCTTCGGCGGCGACGACGATTCCTTCGTCTGA
- a CDS encoding NYN domain-containing protein, whose product MKKIAVFADVQNLYYTVRQAYGCHFNYAALWADISKQGEIVEAYAYAIDRGDSKQQQFQQILRNLGFVVKLKPYIQRSDGSAKGDWDVGITLDIMDAADHVDEVVLASGDGDFDMLLERIITKHGVQAVAYGVPGLTANSLIRAASRYVPIEGALLLKN is encoded by the coding sequence GTGAAAAAAATCGCAGTGTTCGCCGATGTCCAGAACCTCTATTACACCGTGCGTCAGGCCTATGGTTGCCATTTCAACTATGCCGCGCTGTGGGCTGATATCAGCAAACAGGGCGAGATCGTCGAGGCCTATGCCTACGCGATCGATCGCGGCGACAGCAAACAACAGCAATTCCAGCAGATCCTGCGCAACCTCGGCTTCGTCGTGAAGCTCAAGCCCTACATCCAGCGCAGCGATGGCTCGGCCAAAGGCGACTGGGACGTGGGCATCACCCTCGACATCATGGACGCCGCCGATCATGTCGACGAAGTGGTGCTGGCCTCCGGTGACGGTGATTTCGACATGTTGCTGGAGCGCATCATCACCAAGCACGGGGTGCAAGCCGTGGCCTACGGCGTGCCGGGCCTGACGGCCAACTCGCTGATCCGCGCCGCCAGCCGCTACGTGCCGATCGAAGGCGCGTTGCTGCTCAAGAACTGA
- a CDS encoding PolC-type DNA polymerase III has product MERIAVIDFETTGISPSSSCRATEIAVVILEQGRIVERYQSLMNAGVRVPAFIEQLTGISNAMLRTAPSAEQVMNEVNEFVGITPLLAHNAAFDQKFWDFELGRIKRTRLQNFACSLLLARRLMPAAPNHKLGTLTTFANLPHTGKAHRAMADAEMAANLTAHLAQELRQKHGLRELSHDLLVSLQKVPAAKINEHLKRHRGF; this is encoded by the coding sequence TTGGAACGCATAGCAGTCATCGACTTTGAAACCACCGGGATCTCCCCGAGCAGCAGCTGCCGGGCCACAGAAATTGCCGTGGTGATCCTTGAACAGGGGCGCATCGTCGAGCGTTACCAAAGCCTGATGAATGCCGGCGTGCGCGTCCCGGCCTTCATCGAGCAACTCACCGGCATCAGCAACGCCATGCTGCGCACTGCGCCATCGGCCGAGCAGGTGATGAATGAGGTCAACGAATTCGTCGGCATCACACCGCTGCTGGCGCACAACGCCGCGTTTGACCAGAAGTTCTGGGACTTTGAGCTCGGTCGCATCAAGCGCACACGCTTGCAGAACTTTGCCTGCTCGCTGCTACTCGCCCGCCGTTTGATGCCCGCCGCGCCGAACCACAAACTCGGCACCCTCACCACGTTCGCCAACCTGCCCCACACCGGTAAAGCTCACCGGGCCATGGCCGATGCGGAGATGGCGGCCAATCTGACGGCGCATTTGGCGCAGGAACTGCGGCAGAAGCATGGGTTGCGCGAGTTGTCCCATGATCTGCTGGTCAGCTTGCAGAAAGTGCCGGCGGCGAAGATCAATGAGCACCTGAAGCGGCATCGCGGGTTCTGA
- a CDS encoding Bro-N domain-containing protein produces the protein MIKVTPNPPEDSAQSVASAAHFIPKTFIRHHIQLRALLLHAEAWFCARDIGRLMGVDINGRQALKLDADQRRMVCLSGSDEPQETLMLSESGVYAMLVYHYCPENRNLRRWLTHHVVPMLRDSGGVASN, from the coding sequence ATGATCAAAGTTACCCCCAATCCCCCTGAAGACTCTGCGCAATCAGTTGCGAGCGCAGCTCACTTCATCCCCAAAACATTCATCCGTCACCACATCCAGCTGCGAGCACTGTTACTGCATGCTGAGGCGTGGTTCTGCGCCCGCGATATCGGCCGGTTAATGGGCGTGGATATAAACGGCCGGCAAGCCCTCAAGCTCGACGCCGATCAACGTCGGATGGTGTGTTTGTCCGGAAGCGACGAACCTCAAGAGACATTGATGCTGAGTGAGTCCGGTGTATACGCGATGCTGGTCTATCACTACTGCCCGGAGAACCGGAATCTGCGGCGTTGGCTGACCCATCACGTGGTGCCGATGCTGCGGGACAGTGGCGGGGTTGCTTCGAATTAG